One Ricinus communis isolate WT05 ecotype wild-type chromosome 7, ASM1957865v1, whole genome shotgun sequence genomic region harbors:
- the LOC8273549 gene encoding pentatricopeptide repeat-containing protein At5g65560, protein MLKPLLKSPLFLLKKKNPLHFLVFSSVPTSYPFPKTTPFPNLVFKVLDLISTDPHWPKNPELNRLASTLRPHHVSKIINTHINTDTALQFFYWISKRHFYKHDMGCFVSMLNRLVKDKILAPADHVRILMIKACRNEDELKRVTDFLHGISSSDSGLFGFTLYSFNTLLLQLGKFDMVTSAQNVYAQIFSSGVKPSLLTFNTMINILCKKGKVQEAVLVFNKIFQFDLCPDAFTYTSLILGHCRNRKLDKAFEVFDRMVKDGCNPNSVTYSTLINGLCNEGRIGEAMDMLEEMTEKGIEPTVYTYTVPISSLCDIGRVDDAINLVRSMGKKGCSPSVQTYTAIISGLFRAGKMELAIGMYHKMLKEGLVPNTVTYNALINELCTEGRFGIALKIFDWMEGHGTLANAQTYNQIIKGLFGMDDIEKAMVVFNKMLKDGPSPTVVTYNTLIVENLKRGYLNNATRFLYMMKESNCEPDERTYCELISGFCKGGKLDSATSFFYEMLKCGISPNQWTYTAMIDGYCKEGKIDVALSLFERMEENGCSASIETYNAIISGLSKGNRFSEAEKFCAKMTEQGLQPNTITYTSLINGLCKNTATNLAFKIFHEMEKKNCLPNAHTYTSLIYGLCQEGKVDAAERLLQEMERRHLVPDEVTFTSLIDGFVMLGGIDHAFILLRRMVDMGCRPNYRTYNVLLKGLQKECQFLTERVVVQNEVYGCSSDERITMFEMIHNLLSRLTENGCEPTIDTYSTLVSGLCREGRSNEASQLVENMKEKGLSPSMEIYCSLLVAHCKSLKVDCALEIFNLMAVKGFQPHLFIYKVLICALCGVSRAEEALNIFQSLLKKQWNSDLIVWTVLVDGLLQEGDSDLCMKFLYLMESRNCTPSLHTYIILARELSKVGKSIGTDQIGNRLREVSLPS, encoded by the coding sequence ATGTTAAAACCCCTTCTCAAATCTCCATTATTCCtcttgaagaaaaagaacccACTTCATTTCCTCGTCTTCTCTTCAGTACCCACCAGCTACCCTTTTCCTAAAACAACTCCTTTCCCCAATTTGGTCTTTAAAGTCCTTGACTTGATCTCCACTGATCCTCACTGGCCCAAAAACCCAGAACTCAATCGTTTAGCTTCTACTCTTAGACCTCACCATGTGTCTAAAATCATCAATACCCATATCAATACTGACACCGCCCTTCAgtttttttattggatttcTAAGAGACATTTTTACAAACATGATATGGGTTGTTTTGTTTCTATGCTTAATAGGCTTGTCAAAGATAAAATCTTGGCTCCTGCTGATCATGTTAGGATTTTGATGATTAAAGCTTGTAGAAATGAGGATGAGCTCAAACGGGTAACTGATTTTTTGCATGGAATTAGTAGTAGTGATAGTGGTCTTTTTGGGTTTACTTTGTACAGTTTTAATACTCTTTTGCTTCAGTTGGGAAAGTTTGATATGGTTACTTCAGCTCAAAATGTTTACGCTCAAATTTTTAGTAGTGGTGTTAAGCCTAGTTTATTGacatttaataccatgattaatattttgtgTAAGAAGGGAAAGGTTCAAGAGGCTGTTCTGgtttttaataagatttttcaGTTTGATTTGTGCCCTGATGCTTTCACATATACTTCATTGATTCTTGGGCATTGTAGGAACCGTAAATTGGATAAGGCTTTTGAGGTTTTTGATAGAATGGTTAAGGATGGTTGTAATCCTAATTCAGTCACATATTCAACTTTGATCAATGGATTATGCAATGAAGGAAGGATTGGTGAAGCAATGGACATGCTTGAAGAAATGACTGAAAAAGGGATTGAACCAACTGTATACACATATACAGTGCCAATTAGTTCTTTGTGTGATATTGGGCGTGTAGATGATGCCATTAATCTTGTGAGAAGTATGGGGAAGAAAGGTTGTAGCCCTAGTGTGCAAACATATACAGCAATTATTAGTGGGTTGTTTCGTGCAGGGAAAATGGAATTGGCAATAGGGATGTATCACAAAATGCTGAAGGAAGGTTTGGTTCCAAACACGGTTACATATAATGCATTGATAAATGAATTGTGTACTGAAGGCAGATTTGGCATAGCGTTGAAGATCTTTGATTGGATGGAGGGACATGGTACCTTGGCAAATGCACAAACATACAATCAGATTATAAAGGGGTTGTTTGGAATGGATGATATTGAGAAGGCTAtggttgttttcaataaaatgCTCAAGGATGGCCCATCTCCAACTGTGGTAACATATAATACACTCATTGTCGAAAACCTCAAAAGAGGATATCTAAACAATGCTACGAGATTTTTGTATATGATGAAGGAAAGTAATTGTGAACCTGATGAGAGGACTTACTGTGAACTCATTTCAGGCTTTTGCAAGGGAGGTAAGTTGGATTCAGcaactagttttttttatgAGATGCTTAAGTGTGGCATAAGCCCAAACCAGTGGACTTATACAGCCATGATAGATGGTTACTGTAAGGAGGGGAAGATAGATGTTGCATTGTCATTATTTGAGAGGATGGAAGAAAATGGCTGCTCTGCCAGTATTGAAACTTATAATGCCATTATAAGTGGTTTATCCAAAGGTAATAGATTTTCTGAGGCTGAGAAATTTTGTGCTAAGATGACAGAGCAAGGATTGCAACCAAATACCATCACTTATACATCTTTGATCAACGGGCTTTGTAAGAACACTGCAACCAACCTGGCGTTCAAGATTTTTCatgaaatggaaaagaaaaattgtctGCCAAATGCACACACATATACTTCGCTCATTTATGGCTTATGCCAAGAAGGAAAGGTTGATGCGGCTGAGAGGTTACTGCAGGAAATGGAGAGAAGACATTTGGTTCCTGACGAAGTTACATTTACTTCACTTATTGATGGTTTTGTTATGCTTGGTGGGATAGATCATGCATTCATACTTCTTCGGCGGATGGTTGATATGGGCTGCAGACCAAACTACCGGACATACAATGTATTGTTGAAAGGACTGCAGAAAGAATGCCAATTTCTCACAGAAAGGGTCGTGGTCCAAAATGAAGTGTACGGTTGCAGCTCAGATGAGAGAATTACTATGTTTGAAATGATTCATAATCTCTTATCCAGGTTGACAGAGAATGGATGTGAACCTACAATAGATACATACAGCACCCTAGTCAGTGGCTTGTGTAGAGAAGGAAGGTCTAATGAGGCAAGTCAGTTGGTAGAGAATATGAAAGAGAAAGGCTTGTCTCCTAGTATGGAAATCTACTGCTCACTTTTAGTCGCTCACTGTAAGAGTTTAAAAGTGGACTGTGCTTTGGAAATATTCAATTTGATGGCAGTTAAAGGTTTTCAGCCTCATCTGTTTATCTATAAAGTACTCATTTGTGCACTTTGCGGAGTAAGTCGGGCAGAAGAAGCTCTGAATATATTTCAGAGCTTACTCAAGAAACAGTGGAATAGTGATCTAATTGTTTGGACTGTCTTGGTTGATGGGTTATTGCAGGAAGGGGATTCAGATCTATGCATGAAGTTTCTCTATCTTATGGAATCCAGAAACTGTACTCCCAGTTTGCATACTTATATAATCTTGGCTAGAGAACTATCTAAAGTCGGCAAATCAATAGGAACTGATCAAATCGGTAACAGGTTGAGGGAAGTGAGCCTCCCTTCATAA